One genomic window of Cupriavidus sp. P-10 includes the following:
- a CDS encoding S-(hydroxymethyl)glutathione dehydrogenase/class III alcohol dehydrogenase — protein sequence MKTRAAVAWGAGKPLTIEDVDLDGPRAGEVLVEVKATGICHTDYYTLSGADPEGIFPAILGHEGAGIVTDVGPGVTSLKPGDHVIPLYTPECRQCKFCLSRKTNLCQAIRATQGKGLMPDGTSRFSIDGKPIFHYMGTSTFANHIVVPEIALAKVRPDAPFDKVCYIGCGVTTGVGAVLFTAKVEAGANVVVFGLGGIGLNVIQAAKMVGADKIIGVDLNPAREAMARKFGMTHFINPKDVDNVVDHIIQLTDGGADYSFECIGNTQVMRQALECCHKGWGKSIIIGVAEAGAEISTRPFQLVTGREWKGSAFGGARGRTDVPKIVDWYMEGKLNIDDLITHTLPLERINEGFELMKRGESIRSVVLY from the coding sequence TGAAAACACGCGCAGCAGTTGCCTGGGGTGCGGGAAAGCCGCTAACGATCGAAGACGTGGACCTGGACGGCCCGCGCGCCGGGGAAGTGCTGGTGGAAGTGAAGGCCACCGGCATCTGCCATACCGACTACTACACGCTCTCCGGTGCCGATCCGGAAGGCATTTTCCCGGCGATCCTGGGCCATGAAGGCGCCGGCATCGTCACCGACGTCGGCCCCGGCGTGACCTCGCTCAAGCCCGGCGACCACGTGATTCCGCTGTACACGCCAGAATGCCGCCAGTGCAAGTTCTGCCTGTCGCGCAAGACCAACCTGTGCCAGGCGATCCGCGCCACGCAGGGCAAGGGCCTGATGCCGGACGGCACCTCGCGCTTCTCCATCGACGGCAAGCCGATTTTCCACTACATGGGTACCTCGACCTTCGCCAACCACATCGTGGTGCCGGAAATCGCGCTGGCGAAGGTCCGCCCCGACGCGCCGTTCGACAAGGTCTGCTACATCGGCTGCGGCGTGACCACCGGCGTGGGCGCGGTACTGTTCACCGCCAAGGTCGAAGCCGGCGCCAACGTGGTGGTGTTCGGCCTCGGCGGCATCGGCCTGAACGTGATCCAGGCCGCGAAGATGGTTGGCGCCGACAAGATCATCGGCGTGGACCTGAACCCGGCGCGCGAAGCCATGGCGCGCAAGTTCGGCATGACGCATTTCATCAACCCGAAGGACGTGGACAACGTGGTCGACCACATCATCCAGCTGACGGATGGTGGCGCGGACTACTCGTTCGAATGCATCGGCAACACGCAGGTCATGCGCCAGGCGCTGGAGTGCTGCCACAAGGGCTGGGGCAAGTCGATCATCATCGGCGTGGCCGAGGCCGGGGCCGAGATCTCGACGCGTCCGTTCCAGCTGGTGACCGGGCGCGAGTGGAAAGGCTCGGCTTTCGGCGGCGCGCGCGGCCGCACCGACGTGCCGAAGATCGTCGACTGGTACATGGAAGGCAAGCTCAATATCGACGACCTGATCACGCACACGCTGCCGCTGGAGCGCATCAACGAAGGCTTCGAGCTGATGAAGCGCGGCGAGTCGATCCGCTCGGTGGTTTTGTACTGA
- a CDS encoding GlxA family transcriptional regulator — translation MRTTVDIVIYPGFKAIEAVGAINVFDYANTRLQQLGCEPKYALRIVGPQAGAIRSDTLVALDATQALAGRPPADVVVVVGARDILNVLAACEDIVDWCRTQVNRIQTIVGLCSGSFFLAEAGLLNGRRAATHWSVAELMRQRYPGTEVDADAIFVRDAHIWTSAGVTAVFDLVLAMVEEDLGRDIALSVARDLVVYLKRPGGQSQFSEHLLSQMTVHPRVRDIQDHIHRTPKADLSVKALAARFAMSERNFSRVFQKETGHTPSAYVEQTRLDAARRLLESGEQPLKWIAVECGFGSEARLRQAFQRRLNVTPGAYRERFASTGVDEAAGVA, via the coding sequence ATGAGAACTACTGTAGACATCGTCATCTATCCCGGCTTCAAGGCCATCGAAGCCGTCGGCGCCATCAATGTCTTCGACTATGCCAACACCCGCCTGCAGCAGCTCGGCTGCGAGCCGAAATATGCGCTGCGCATCGTCGGGCCGCAGGCCGGCGCGATCCGTTCCGACACGCTGGTTGCGCTCGATGCCACGCAGGCGCTCGCTGGCCGGCCACCCGCCGACGTGGTGGTGGTTGTCGGCGCGCGGGACATCCTCAATGTCCTGGCGGCGTGCGAGGACATCGTCGACTGGTGCCGCACACAGGTCAACCGGATCCAGACTATCGTCGGCCTGTGCTCGGGCAGCTTCTTCCTCGCCGAGGCGGGCCTGCTAAACGGACGGCGCGCGGCCACGCACTGGAGCGTGGCGGAACTCATGCGGCAGCGGTATCCCGGGACCGAGGTGGATGCCGATGCCATCTTCGTGCGCGACGCGCATATCTGGACGTCAGCCGGAGTGACCGCCGTGTTCGACCTCGTACTCGCCATGGTGGAAGAGGACCTGGGGCGCGACATCGCGCTGTCGGTGGCGCGGGATCTTGTGGTTTACCTGAAGCGGCCGGGCGGGCAGTCGCAGTTCAGCGAACACCTGCTCAGCCAGATGACGGTGCATCCGAGGGTGCGCGACATCCAGGACCATATTCATCGCACGCCAAAGGCTGACCTCTCGGTCAAGGCGCTGGCAGCGCGCTTTGCGATGAGCGAGCGCAATTTTTCCCGGGTGTTCCAGAAGGAGACCGGGCACACACCGTCGGCCTACGTCGAGCAGACCCGGCTTGACGCGGCGCGGCGGCTGCTCGAAAGCGGCGAGCAACCGCTGAAGTGGATCGCGGTGGAGTGCGGGTTTGGATCGGAGGCGCGGCTCCGGCAGGCGTTCCAGCGCCGCCTCAACGTGACCCCCGGCGCCTATCGCGAGCGCTTCGCCAGCACCGGTGTCGACGAGGCCGCCGGAGTCGCCTGA
- a CDS encoding AAA family ATPase, which produces MRCASCGFENPAGAKFCEECGARQARVCPACGQEAAASAKFCSECGAPLGVPAGIPAAAPTSPQAGAMSSGLAPTTPIDYTPPYLAERIRAARAEMEARGVADGERKMVTALFADMAGSTALMHDLDPEDARRLIDPVLALMMEAVHHYEGYVAKSMGDGILALFGAPIANEDHPQRALLAALRMQVAMRQYADGVRLAQGIALQIRVGINTGEVVVRTIRIHDLHTDYDPVGNSINIASRMENIAVPGSIVASEYTRNLTEGYFAFKALGATPIKGLPEPLAVFEVLGPGPLRTRLQVSASRGLARFVGRVRELEQLHEARARARAGHGQIVAVVGEPGVGKSRLCHEFKLLAPRDALVLETFSVSHGKAYPYLPLIELLRNYCQITAQDDERRRREKLTGKLLTLDRSLEDSLPYLCHLLGAAEPDLALAKMDTQIRQQRTFEAFKRLLVRESLAQPLELIIEDLQWLDDETEAFIGFLAEAVASARILLVVNFRPEYRHDWSRKTDYTQLRLDPLGDAEARELLRALLGDAPGLARLEQLVLKQTEGNPFFIEEVVQDMVEGHVLSGERGHYRLEQIPARLHIPATVQGVLAARIDRLNRAEKALLQTLAVIGKVFPWSLLSRVVELPEDTTRSLLARLQAGEFIYEQPAFPEVEYSFKHALTQEVTYGSLLSERRRALHECTGQALEDLYQAQLEEHCSELAYHFSRSGNTPKAVEYLHRAGRQAVQRSADAEAVTHLTTALGLLASLPETRERARQELALQLALGPAWMATKGFAAPEVEATYARALALCRQLGETVELFTALMGLRTFHTVRAELRTARELAGQLLDLAETARDPDLLIQARRALGANLFYLGELVPARERLEQAMALYDPRQHQSHAFLYGLEPGVQGLALIAMDLWLLGYPDQACTRSQEALALAQTPLHPSDSADALISAAEVRLLRREVQPAHDLAQALVALSTDHGLPYGLAAGTILSGWALAAGGRAAEGLELMRNGLSAYRATGAELLRTHFLGLLAETCARAGQVDDGLAAVAEALAGVERTGERVHEAELHRLKGELTLLAASHAGEANHAEHATREAEACFLRALEIARRQQARSPELRAAVALSRLWLRQGRHAQALPLLSASYGVFSEGFDTMDLREASALLEELGQP; this is translated from the coding sequence ATGCGCTGCGCAAGCTGCGGTTTCGAGAATCCCGCGGGCGCCAAGTTTTGCGAGGAATGCGGCGCCAGGCAGGCGCGTGTTTGCCCGGCCTGCGGACAGGAGGCGGCCGCGAGCGCCAAGTTCTGCAGCGAATGCGGCGCGCCGCTGGGCGTTCCTGCCGGTATTCCTGCCGCCGCTCCCACCAGCCCCCAGGCAGGCGCAATGTCTTCGGGCCTGGCACCCACGACCCCGATCGACTACACCCCGCCCTACCTCGCCGAGCGCATCCGCGCGGCGCGGGCCGAGATGGAGGCCCGTGGCGTGGCGGACGGCGAGCGCAAGATGGTCACCGCGCTGTTCGCCGACATGGCAGGCTCGACCGCACTGATGCATGACCTCGATCCCGAAGATGCGCGCCGCCTGATCGACCCGGTGCTGGCGCTGATGATGGAGGCAGTGCATCACTATGAGGGCTATGTGGCCAAGTCGATGGGCGACGGCATCCTGGCGCTGTTCGGCGCGCCCATCGCCAATGAAGACCATCCGCAGCGAGCGCTGCTGGCGGCGCTTCGCATGCAGGTAGCCATGCGCCAGTATGCCGACGGCGTGCGCCTGGCACAGGGCATCGCGCTGCAGATCCGTGTCGGCATCAACACCGGCGAAGTGGTGGTGCGCACCATCCGCATCCATGACCTGCACACCGACTACGACCCGGTGGGCAATTCGATCAATATTGCCTCGCGCATGGAAAACATCGCAGTGCCCGGCTCGATCGTCGCCAGCGAATACACGCGTAACCTGACCGAGGGCTATTTCGCCTTCAAGGCCCTCGGTGCAACGCCGATCAAGGGCTTGCCCGAGCCGCTCGCGGTCTTCGAGGTACTAGGCCCTGGCCCGCTGCGCACGCGCCTGCAGGTGTCGGCCAGCCGCGGCCTGGCCCGCTTTGTCGGCCGCGTCCGCGAACTCGAGCAGTTGCACGAGGCACGCGCGCGGGCACGGGCGGGACATGGGCAGATCGTCGCGGTGGTCGGCGAGCCAGGCGTGGGCAAGTCGCGGCTGTGCCACGAGTTCAAGCTGCTCGCGCCGCGCGACGCCCTGGTGCTGGAGACCTTCTCGGTTTCGCACGGGAAGGCCTACCCCTATTTGCCGCTGATAGAGCTGCTGCGCAACTACTGCCAGATCACAGCGCAGGATGACGAGCGCCGGCGGCGTGAAAAGCTGACCGGCAAGCTGCTGACGCTGGACCGTTCGCTGGAAGACAGCCTGCCGTATTTGTGCCACCTGCTGGGCGCCGCAGAGCCGGACCTGGCGCTGGCAAAGATGGACACGCAGATCCGCCAGCAGCGCACCTTCGAGGCGTTCAAGCGGCTGCTGGTGCGCGAGAGCCTGGCCCAGCCGCTGGAGCTGATCATCGAGGACCTGCAGTGGCTGGACGACGAGACCGAGGCATTCATCGGCTTTCTCGCAGAGGCGGTGGCCAGCGCCCGCATCCTGCTGGTGGTCAATTTCCGGCCGGAATACCGGCACGACTGGAGCCGCAAGACCGACTACACCCAGCTGCGCCTCGATCCTCTGGGTGACGCCGAAGCCCGCGAACTGCTGCGCGCACTGCTGGGCGATGCGCCCGGACTGGCCCGGCTCGAGCAGCTGGTGCTGAAGCAGACCGAAGGCAATCCCTTCTTCATCGAGGAGGTGGTGCAGGACATGGTTGAAGGGCACGTCCTGAGCGGCGAGCGCGGACACTACCGCCTGGAGCAGATCCCTGCCAGGCTGCATATTCCCGCTACCGTGCAGGGCGTACTTGCCGCCCGCATCGATCGCCTGAACCGCGCCGAGAAAGCTCTGCTGCAGACGCTGGCGGTGATCGGCAAGGTCTTTCCGTGGAGCCTGTTGTCGCGCGTGGTCGAACTGCCCGAGGACACCACCAGGAGCCTGCTGGCGCGTCTGCAAGCCGGGGAATTCATCTATGAGCAGCCAGCCTTTCCGGAGGTGGAATACAGCTTCAAGCACGCCCTGACCCAGGAGGTGACCTACGGCTCGCTGCTGAGCGAGCGACGGCGCGCCCTGCATGAATGCACCGGGCAAGCGCTCGAAGACTTGTACCAGGCCCAGCTCGAGGAACACTGCAGCGAGCTGGCCTATCACTTCAGCCGCAGCGGCAACACGCCCAAGGCGGTGGAATACCTGCACCGCGCCGGACGCCAGGCGGTGCAGCGCTCAGCCGACGCCGAGGCGGTCACCCATCTCACCACGGCGCTGGGCTTGCTCGCGTCACTGCCCGAAACCCGGGAGCGAGCGCGGCAGGAACTCGCGCTGCAGCTGGCGCTTGGCCCGGCCTGGATGGCCACAAAGGGCTTTGCCGCGCCCGAAGTGGAGGCCACTTATGCGCGCGCGCTGGCACTGTGCCGGCAACTCGGCGAGACGGTCGAGTTGTTTACCGCGCTGATGGGCCTGCGCACGTTCCACACGGTCCGCGCCGAACTGCGCACCGCGCGCGAGCTGGCGGGGCAGTTACTGGACCTTGCCGAGACGGCCCGGGATCCGGACCTGCTGATCCAGGCGCGCCGGGCGTTGGGCGCCAACTTGTTCTACCTGGGCGAACTGGTTCCGGCCCGCGAGCGGCTGGAACAGGCCATGGCGCTCTACGACCCCCGGCAACACCAGTCGCACGCCTTCCTCTATGGCCTGGAACCCGGGGTGCAGGGCCTGGCGCTGATTGCCATGGACCTGTGGCTGCTCGGCTATCCGGACCAGGCGTGCACGCGCAGCCAGGAAGCGCTTGCGCTGGCGCAGACGCCGCTGCATCCGTCGGACTCGGCAGATGCCCTGATCTCCGCCGCGGAAGTCCGGCTGCTGCGCCGCGAAGTGCAGCCGGCCCACGACCTCGCGCAGGCGCTCGTTGCCCTCTCAACCGACCATGGCCTGCCGTACGGGCTGGCGGCCGGGACTATCCTCTCGGGCTGGGCGCTGGCCGCCGGGGGACGGGCGGCAGAGGGCCTGGAACTGATGCGCAACGGCCTCAGCGCATACCGCGCCACCGGAGCGGAGTTGCTGCGCACCCATTTCCTGGGACTGCTGGCCGAGACCTGTGCCAGGGCGGGACAGGTCGATGACGGACTCGCCGCGGTGGCCGAGGCACTGGCGGGGGTGGAGCGGACCGGTGAACGCGTGCATGAGGCCGAACTGCATCGGCTCAAGGGGGAACTGACACTGCTTGCAGCCAGCCATGCGGGCGAGGCCAACCATGCCGAACATGCCACGCGAGAAGCCGAGGCCTGCTTCCTGCGGGCGCTTGAGATCGCGCGCCGCCAGCAGGCCCGGTCACCGGAGCTGCGTGCCGCCGTGGCGCTGAGCCGGTTGTGGCTGCGCCAAGGCCGGCATGCGCAGGCCCTGCCGTTGCTGTCCGCAAGCTACGGCGTCTTCAGCGAAGGCTTCGATACCATGGACCTCCGGGAAGCGAGCGCATTGCTTGAAGAACTCGGCCAACCGTAA
- the gcvT gene encoding glycine cleavage system aminomethyltransferase GcvT, whose translation MTKGFPHWQQTPLYDHHSLLRARIGDVEGWKLPVAYGSQIEEHHTVREDAGMFDMSHMCVVDLHGPDVRMVLGRLLANDIGKLKTPGKALYSCMLNMSGGVIDDLIVYYLAEQHFRAVLNARMAAVDIEWIRAKIVEAKGQVTVVPRRQDWVTEEVEPLAVIAVQGPKAREKVFRAIPAARRAEKLKPFNSTIVHDPEFGELMVARTGKTGEDGFELLLLARHAGRIWEMLRSAGIDPVGHEAWDTLRLEAGVHRNGKDMDHHTSPLDAGLGWSVDLDSDRDFFGKSAVCARRQTQQFVGLALEGSAAVPPAHSTVTDEGGAVIGKVTSATYSPTLRIAIALARVAPEITIGSHVNVQVYRNKIAARVVRTPFVRSGS comes from the coding sequence ATGACCAAAGGTTTCCCGCATTGGCAGCAGACTCCACTGTATGACCATCACAGTCTCCTTCGCGCTCGCATAGGCGACGTCGAAGGGTGGAAGCTCCCTGTTGCCTATGGATCTCAGATCGAAGAGCACCACACCGTGCGCGAAGATGCCGGTATGTTCGACATGTCACATATGTGCGTAGTCGATCTGCATGGGCCCGATGTGCGCATGGTGCTTGGCAGGCTCCTGGCAAATGACATCGGAAAGCTGAAGACGCCGGGAAAGGCGCTGTATAGCTGCATGCTCAACATGTCTGGCGGGGTGATCGATGACCTCATTGTTTATTACCTGGCGGAGCAGCATTTCCGTGCTGTCCTGAACGCGCGCATGGCCGCTGTTGACATCGAGTGGATCCGGGCAAAGATCGTCGAGGCGAAAGGCCAGGTGACCGTGGTCCCGCGACGACAGGATTGGGTAACGGAGGAGGTTGAGCCGTTAGCGGTCATCGCTGTGCAAGGCCCGAAGGCGCGGGAAAAAGTATTCCGGGCGATTCCAGCCGCGCGCCGAGCCGAAAAACTGAAGCCGTTCAACTCGACCATCGTGCACGACCCGGAATTCGGGGAGTTGATGGTGGCGAGAACCGGGAAGACCGGGGAGGATGGTTTCGAATTGCTGCTGCTGGCAAGGCATGCCGGCCGAATTTGGGAGATGTTGCGGTCGGCAGGCATCGATCCAGTGGGCCATGAAGCATGGGATACGCTTCGGCTCGAGGCAGGCGTACATCGAAACGGGAAGGACATGGATCACCATACCTCGCCACTCGATGCCGGTCTGGGCTGGAGTGTTGATCTTGATTCAGACCGGGATTTCTTCGGCAAGTCAGCCGTGTGTGCCCGTCGCCAGACGCAGCAGTTCGTTGGACTTGCTTTGGAAGGCAGTGCCGCCGTCCCGCCGGCGCATAGCACTGTGACAGACGAGGGGGGCGCGGTGATTGGCAAGGTCACCAGCGCAACCTATAGTCCGACGCTGCGGATCGCTATCGCGTTGGCGCGTGTGGCGCCCGAGATCACGATCGGCTCGCACGTCAATGTGCAGGTCTACCGAAACAAGATAGCCGCGAGAGTCGTGCGCACGCCATTCGTCCGTAGCGGAAGCTGA
- a CDS encoding MASE1 domain-containing protein — protein MAIILHKSRLHLFIQSGFVAVAYFAGAKLGLAYAVVGGAVSLVWPSSGIALVALLTMGAGVAPGVAIGSMLANMSVGVPAHVAAVIGVGATVAALTATWLLRRVAGFQVSLDRIRDVLALTVLAGTLGTALSAWIGATALRAGGMLSAAEYGAAFLKWWLGDMMGVLVVAPPLLNLLSYPSPLRSAMQAVEACGLAALILWVSYLIFGAPQLAGHGYYPAAMAIFPFVIWAALRFDHLGTSLATLLVSIIAVRGTTGGTGPFAAASPVDSLVRWCVFTNVVAVTGLLLVATHAQQKRFHRLLMASHKELERRVQARTQDLERANNELKQEMERRRRLESELIRIGDHQQRLIGRELHDGLGQHLTSLGFYCATVSRELQKQGNPAAADAATVVELVKQASLMARRIAHGLDPVTMESGDLSVALQGLAETTRSLNGIGCTLRIAADVDLPDPAMQTNLYRAAQEAVNNALKYSQGSHIWIDLERQGDGQTLSISDDGVGIEPEQMERTSGLGLHNLRHRASLLDGSCTVTRNAMGGTTVAISYPTPRGAGHARDAS, from the coding sequence ATGGCCATCATTCTGCACAAATCGAGGCTTCACCTATTCATTCAGAGCGGCTTTGTCGCAGTGGCGTATTTTGCAGGTGCAAAGCTCGGGCTTGCGTATGCAGTAGTGGGCGGTGCGGTGTCCCTGGTCTGGCCATCCAGCGGCATCGCCCTTGTTGCGTTGCTCACGATGGGCGCCGGCGTTGCCCCCGGAGTTGCCATTGGCTCGATGCTGGCCAACATGTCCGTGGGCGTGCCTGCGCATGTCGCCGCGGTCATCGGCGTCGGCGCCACGGTAGCCGCCTTAACGGCCACATGGTTGTTAAGGCGAGTCGCCGGTTTCCAAGTGTCGCTTGATCGCATCAGGGACGTACTGGCCTTGACCGTGCTGGCTGGGACGCTTGGCACGGCACTGAGCGCCTGGATCGGTGCAACCGCCCTGCGGGCCGGAGGTATGCTGTCAGCCGCCGAATACGGCGCGGCCTTTCTGAAATGGTGGCTCGGCGACATGATGGGGGTGCTTGTCGTAGCGCCGCCGCTGCTCAACCTGCTCTCATATCCAAGTCCCCTGCGCTCGGCAATGCAAGCCGTGGAAGCGTGCGGACTGGCTGCGCTCATCCTCTGGGTGAGCTACCTGATCTTCGGTGCCCCGCAACTTGCCGGGCATGGTTACTATCCTGCGGCCATGGCGATCTTTCCGTTCGTTATCTGGGCCGCCCTGCGCTTCGATCATCTCGGCACCAGCCTCGCGACCTTGCTGGTCTCAATCATCGCCGTCCGGGGCACCACGGGCGGCACCGGCCCCTTCGCCGCGGCATCGCCGGTGGACAGCCTCGTGCGGTGGTGCGTGTTCACGAACGTGGTGGCGGTCACCGGACTGCTGCTGGTAGCGACACATGCCCAGCAGAAGCGCTTTCATCGGCTCCTGATGGCCTCCCACAAGGAACTCGAACGGCGCGTGCAAGCGCGAACCCAGGACCTGGAGCGAGCCAACAACGAACTGAAGCAGGAGATGGAAAGGCGCCGCCGGCTCGAGTCCGAACTGATCCGGATCGGCGATCACCAACAGCGGCTCATTGGCCGGGAACTGCATGACGGCCTCGGGCAGCACCTGACGAGTCTGGGCTTCTACTGCGCCACCGTGAGCCGGGAACTGCAGAAGCAGGGAAACCCGGCAGCCGCGGATGCGGCTACCGTTGTCGAGCTGGTGAAACAGGCTTCCCTTATGGCTCGCAGGATTGCCCATGGGCTGGATCCCGTCACCATGGAGTCCGGCGACCTGTCGGTGGCCCTGCAAGGCCTGGCAGAAACGACACGCTCACTGAACGGCATTGGCTGTACGCTTCGCATCGCGGCAGATGTGGACTTGCCGGATCCGGCGATGCAGACCAACCTCTACCGCGCGGCACAGGAAGCCGTCAACAACGCCCTGAAGTACAGCCAGGGCAGCCATATCTGGATCGACCTGGAGCGCCAGGGCGATGGCCAGACGCTTTCGATCAGCGACGACGGCGTGGGCATCGAGCCGGAGCAGATGGAACGGACTTCGGGACTGGGACTTCACAACCTGCGTCACCGGGCAAGTCTGCTGGACGGTTCATGCACCGTCACCCGCAATGCCATGGGTGGCACCACGGTTGCCATCAGCTATCCGACACCGCGGGGGGCCGGCCATGCCAGAGATGCCAGCTAG
- a CDS encoding response regulator codes for MPEMPASARPATKILIVDDHPIIREGLTHLLEQEDLHVCCTAASTEEALAAMACTPDMAIVDLSLQSDSGLDLIRTLRQHYPDLAILVLSMHDEALFAERALRAGANGYLMKLEATEHVMSAVREVLAGNIYLSAAMHARLARELAAPRSHSAGSIASLSEREFEVLHLIGLGFSTREIAVKLNRSVKTIEAHQANIKEKLDISSGKELMRFAIQWLESEGSVRFR; via the coding sequence ATGCCAGAGATGCCAGCTAGCGCTCGCCCTGCAACAAAGATCCTGATCGTCGATGACCACCCCATCATCCGGGAAGGATTGACCCATTTGCTGGAGCAAGAGGATCTGCACGTCTGCTGCACGGCAGCCAGCACGGAAGAAGCCTTGGCGGCAATGGCCTGCACGCCTGACATGGCGATTGTGGATCTCAGCCTGCAGTCGGATTCCGGCCTGGATCTTATCAGGACGCTCCGGCAACATTACCCGGACCTGGCAATACTGGTCCTCAGCATGCATGACGAAGCCTTGTTTGCCGAACGCGCATTGCGCGCGGGAGCCAATGGCTATCTGATGAAACTCGAGGCTACAGAGCACGTTATGAGTGCCGTCCGCGAGGTACTGGCCGGCAATATCTACCTCAGCGCCGCGATGCATGCCAGGCTTGCACGGGAGTTGGCGGCTCCCAGAAGCCATTCGGCAGGCTCGATTGCAAGTCTTTCTGAACGTGAATTCGAAGTGCTGCACCTGATTGGGCTCGGCTTCAGCACACGCGAGATTGCCGTGAAACTGAATCGAAGCGTCAAGACGATCGAGGCTCATCAAGCCAACATCAAGGAAAAGCTTGATATTTCAAGTGGCAAGGAGTTAATGCGTTTTGCGATTCAGTGGCTCGAGAGCGAGGGGAGTGTCAGATTTCGCTGA
- a CDS encoding lecithin retinol acyltransferase family protein — protein sequence MSDDHRIGHAQRLAAIAADIPLGAHLKTYRRGYVHHGIYAGNGEVVHYAGFKGFLRCGPVERTTLADFADGCGFRLARAAQARYSASEIVRRAKARLGEDDYRLLTNNCEHFCTWCLTGESRSEQVESLLSHPWRAFLAMVERTEGFSH from the coding sequence ATGAGCGACGACCACCGGATCGGACATGCACAGCGCCTTGCAGCAATCGCCGCGGACATTCCTCTTGGCGCGCATCTGAAAACATACCGTCGTGGCTATGTTCATCATGGTATTTATGCCGGCAACGGCGAAGTCGTGCACTATGCCGGCTTCAAAGGCTTTCTGCGTTGCGGCCCGGTAGAAAGGACGACTCTGGCCGACTTTGCCGACGGCTGCGGCTTCCGCCTGGCGCGGGCCGCGCAAGCCAGGTACTCCGCCTCAGAGATCGTACGGCGGGCAAAGGCACGGCTGGGAGAAGACGATTACCGCCTACTTACCAATAACTGCGAGCACTTCTGCACGTGGTGCCTGACTGGCGAAAGCCGCAGCGAGCAGGTGGAATCGCTGCTGAGTCACCCGTGGCGCGCGTTCCTGGCGATGGTCGAACGCACGGAAGGCTTCTCACACTAA
- a CDS encoding LysR family transcriptional regulator — protein sequence MHKTTTFRQLNAIDAVARLGGVSRAAEELHLTQPTVSLQLRLLEEATGTPLVQRSGRGLLMTPAGEVMAGYASQILKLWRDAVEEVAALRGGIAGTLRVGAITTAEYLLPQMLVAFTQCHPEVKIVLRVGNREEIVRMLGMHEIDLAIIGRPPSELRTNAVAFAKHPMAFIASPDHRLMARRHITLHDVLEENLLVRERGSGTRDTVERLFREAGLRLPHGSELSSNAAIKRMVSAGLGIAFLSLHACTLEFEAGLIDVLPLSGNPVERDWYVAHLPAVRLPPVASAFRAFLVENGPEEIHRQLESFDGILKRLHQSERRRSKRAREG from the coding sequence ATGCATAAGACCACCACCTTCCGGCAGCTCAATGCGATCGACGCGGTCGCGCGCCTCGGCGGCGTATCCCGGGCGGCCGAAGAATTGCACCTGACCCAGCCCACGGTTTCGCTGCAGTTGCGGCTGCTTGAAGAAGCCACGGGCACACCGCTGGTGCAGCGTTCCGGCCGCGGCTTGCTGATGACGCCCGCGGGGGAGGTGATGGCGGGCTACGCGAGCCAGATTCTCAAGCTATGGCGCGACGCGGTGGAGGAGGTGGCTGCCTTGCGCGGCGGCATCGCCGGGACCTTGCGCGTCGGCGCGATCACCACCGCCGAGTATTTGCTCCCCCAGATGCTGGTGGCGTTCACCCAATGCCACCCGGAGGTGAAGATCGTGCTCCGGGTCGGCAACCGGGAAGAGATCGTGCGTATGCTGGGGATGCACGAGATCGACCTGGCCATCATCGGTCGGCCGCCTTCCGAGCTCAGGACCAATGCGGTGGCCTTTGCCAAGCATCCGATGGCCTTCATTGCCTCACCCGATCACCGATTGATGGCACGGCGGCACATCACGCTGCACGATGTGCTGGAGGAAAACCTGCTGGTCCGCGAGCGTGGCTCTGGCACGCGCGATACCGTCGAACGCCTGTTCCGCGAGGCGGGGCTGCGCTTGCCGCATGGATCGGAGCTGTCCAGCAATGCGGCAATCAAGCGCATGGTGTCGGCGGGGCTGGGCATCGCGTTCCTGTCGTTGCACGCCTGCACGCTGGAGTTTGAAGCGGGGCTGATCGATGTGCTGCCGCTTTCAGGCAACCCGGTGGAGCGCGACTGGTATGTGGCGCACCTGCCGGCTGTCCGGCTGCCGCCGGTCGCGTCGGCATTCCGCGCGTTCCTGGTTGAGAACGGGCCGGAGGAGATCCACCGGCAGCTGGAATCGTTCGACGGCATTCTCAAGCGGCTGCACCAGTCCGAACGTCGGCGCTCGAAGCGTGCGCGTGAAGGCTGA